A portion of the Brevundimonas pondensis genome contains these proteins:
- a CDS encoding L,D-transpeptidase family protein: MNRRELGFGVATTTLTLGAASSALAQTRPVDPQVFIAGFDAQAGRLPEAVQADVRAVYQLTGGKPIWTADRLRVLQEVAAGAERHALPAGDFFDFVGLAADPGSAEIRTTAAAVTYARVLAEGRVRPETVEDLWEMQKNSVDIPRGLTQAVSANQLSQWFDNLAPTDIGYTNLSAGYARYRRITRAGGWPAFRQGGTIEPGTSDNRIPALVARLVAEGDLSASAGERLKGNLAYGSELQQAVRSFQTRHGLGSDGRIGPGTQRSLGATAEDRARQIALNLERRRWLKRDLNPERIEVNTAAAIMVYWKDGKPVHSNRVVVGSVENQTPSLEKPFASVVANPPWTVPMGIARREILPKGPGYLAAHDMYVNADGWVVQRAGPQSSLGYVKFELRDSYAIFLHDTPSKGAFNLSVRQRSHGCVRVQNAVEFARLLLQPDPAKLAQFDTAQDNRQTTRVTTGREIAVRLLYWTAFVDGQGRVAFREDVYQRDAKLAQALGIAVNLPRVIADGPSDANDVGP, from the coding sequence TGCCCGAGGCCGTTCAGGCCGACGTCCGCGCCGTCTACCAGCTGACCGGCGGCAAGCCGATCTGGACCGCCGACCGCCTGCGCGTGCTTCAGGAGGTCGCCGCCGGTGCAGAGCGCCACGCCTTGCCCGCCGGGGATTTCTTCGACTTCGTCGGCCTGGCCGCCGATCCCGGCTCGGCCGAGATCCGCACCACCGCCGCCGCCGTGACCTACGCCCGCGTCCTGGCCGAGGGCCGCGTCCGTCCCGAAACGGTCGAGGATCTCTGGGAGATGCAGAAGAACAGCGTGGACATCCCGCGCGGCCTGACCCAGGCGGTCAGCGCCAACCAGCTGAGCCAGTGGTTCGACAACCTGGCCCCCACCGACATCGGCTACACCAACCTGTCGGCCGGCTACGCCCGCTATCGCCGCATCACGCGTGCCGGCGGCTGGCCCGCCTTCCGTCAGGGCGGCACCATCGAGCCGGGGACCAGCGACAACCGCATCCCGGCCCTGGTCGCGCGCCTGGTGGCCGAAGGCGACCTGAGCGCCTCGGCAGGCGAGCGCCTGAAGGGCAATCTGGCCTATGGCTCGGAACTGCAACAGGCGGTTCGCAGCTTCCAGACCCGCCACGGCCTGGGTTCGGACGGCCGCATCGGCCCCGGCACCCAGCGCTCGCTCGGCGCCACGGCCGAGGACCGCGCCCGCCAGATCGCCCTGAATCTGGAGCGCCGTCGCTGGCTGAAGCGCGACCTGAATCCCGAACGGATCGAGGTCAACACCGCCGCCGCCATCATGGTCTACTGGAAGGACGGCAAGCCGGTTCACTCCAACCGCGTCGTGGTAGGCTCTGTCGAGAACCAGACCCCCAGCCTGGAAAAACCCTTCGCCTCGGTCGTGGCCAACCCGCCGTGGACCGTGCCCATGGGCATCGCCCGCCGCGAAATCCTGCCCAAGGGTCCCGGCTACCTGGCCGCCCATGACATGTACGTCAACGCCGACGGCTGGGTGGTGCAGCGCGCCGGACCCCAGTCGTCCCTGGGCTACGTGAAGTTCGAGCTGCGCGACAGCTACGCCATCTTCCTGCACGACACCCCGTCCAAGGGCGCCTTCAACCTGTCGGTGCGCCAGCGCAGCCACGGCTGCGTCCGGGTCCAGAACGCGGTCGAGTTCGCCCGCCTGCTGCTGCAGCCCGATCCGGCCAAGCTGGCCCAGTTCGATACGGCCCAGGACAACCGCCAGACCACGCGTGTCACCACGGGCCGCGAGATCGCCGTGCGCCTGCTCTACTGGACGGCCTTCGTCGATGGTCAGGGCCGGGTCGCCTTCCGCGAGGACGTCTATCAGCGCGACGCCAAGCTGGCTCAAGCCCTGGGCATCGCCGTCAACCTGCCCCGCGTCATCGCCGACGGCCCCAGCGACGCCAACGACGTCGGACCGTAG
- a CDS encoding energy transducer TonB — translation MLAMILAAALVTQEPVQAPAPMWRSRPVPEFPAKALMDGVEAADVRLDCLLTADGRFSDCQIVADTRPDYAFAQEALRAAQKASAAPREENGIAVPGRVRFEIRFRLG, via the coding sequence ATGCTGGCCATGATTCTCGCCGCCGCATTGGTCACGCAGGAGCCTGTGCAGGCCCCTGCGCCGATGTGGCGTTCAAGGCCGGTTCCTGAATTTCCAGCCAAGGCGCTCATGGACGGCGTCGAGGCGGCCGATGTCCGGCTGGATTGCCTTCTGACGGCTGACGGCCGTTTTTCGGATTGCCAGATCGTTGCGGACACCAGGCCGGACTATGCTTTCGCCCAGGAAGCCCTGAGGGCCGCCCAAAAGGCGAGCGCCGCGCCGCGCGAAGAGAACGGCATCGCCGTGCCGGGTCGCGTCCGCTTTGAGATTCGCTTTCGCCTGGGCTGA
- the rcdA gene encoding protease adaptor protein RcdA, whose protein sequence is MGRTELTAIDADMVGLRSRSAEVLDFARSELFDRTFREGMELVEETAAYLDGDGRQDSRLLSRAAALAYAGESMKLTTRLMQIASWLLVQRAVREDDMSADAACEPRYRLGDRKVESEPSHRELPIALIEYAVRAEKLYDRVLHLDRRMYLDGPEDQPVNPVQSQLDRLQAAFGS, encoded by the coding sequence ATGGGTAGAACCGAGTTGACCGCCATCGACGCTGACATGGTCGGATTGCGTTCGCGCAGCGCGGAAGTGCTGGATTTCGCACGTTCCGAGTTGTTCGACCGCACCTTCAGGGAAGGCATGGAACTGGTCGAGGAGACTGCGGCCTATCTGGACGGCGATGGGCGTCAGGATTCGCGTCTGCTGTCGCGCGCGGCGGCCCTGGCCTATGCGGGCGAAAGCATGAAGCTGACGACGCGGCTGATGCAGATCGCGTCCTGGCTGCTGGTCCAGCGCGCCGTGCGCGAGGACGACATGAGCGCCGACGCCGCCTGTGAGCCGCGCTATCGCCTGGGTGACCGAAAGGTCGAGAGCGAGCCCAGCCATCGTGAACTGCCCATCGCCCTGATCGAATATGCTGTCCGGGCCGAGAAGCTCTATGATCGGGTTTTGCACCTGGACCGCCGCATGTATCTGGACGGACCGGAAGATCAGCCCGTCAATCCGGTGCAGAGCCAGCTGGATCGACTGCAGGCGGCCTTCGGGAGCTGA
- a CDS encoding DUF1192 domain-containing protein → MSFEDLEPRPQAGEALKALGREDLDLYAVDDLHERIAVLEAEIARSKAAIDGKSSKRSAADALFNFR, encoded by the coding sequence ATGTCGTTCGAGGATCTTGAGCCCCGGCCCCAGGCCGGAGAGGCGCTGAAGGCGCTGGGACGCGAGGATCTGGATCTCTACGCCGTGGACGACCTGCACGAGCGGATCGCTGTCCTGGAAGCCGAGATCGCGCGATCCAAAGCCGCCATTGACGGCAAGTCGTCCAAGCGCAGCGCGGCCGACGCCCTGTTCAATTTCCGCTGA
- a CDS encoding NAD(P)H-quinone oxidoreductase → MRVIEIMGGHGPAEALTPAERPEPTPGPGQVRIHVQAAGVNRPDIVQREGRYPPPPDASDLLGLEIAGEIDAIGDGVTRWAVGDRVCALLGGGGYAEYAVVDARHALPIPENLDFIQAAALPETAFTVFANVFEGGGLKAGETLLIHGATSGIGVMAIQMAKAAGARVIATSRGAAKAEAARALGADISLDATTGDLLEAVKAEGGADVVLDMVGAAYAELNLNALKPGGRWVVIATLTGALAQIDLMRVMLKRVILTGSTLRSRPADEKARLAAAVEQTVWPWVASGQVRAKVEAIFPLEQAAAAHQRLEAGEHIGNIVLTL, encoded by the coding sequence ATGCGGGTCATCGAAATCATGGGCGGCCACGGTCCCGCCGAAGCGCTGACGCCAGCCGAGCGTCCTGAACCGACGCCGGGACCGGGCCAGGTCCGCATTCACGTCCAGGCCGCCGGCGTCAATCGTCCCGATATTGTTCAACGCGAGGGCCGCTATCCGCCTCCGCCCGACGCATCGGACTTGCTCGGCCTGGAAATCGCGGGCGAGATCGACGCCATAGGCGACGGCGTGACCCGGTGGGCGGTCGGCGATCGGGTCTGCGCCCTGCTGGGCGGCGGCGGCTATGCGGAATACGCCGTGGTGGACGCCCGGCACGCCCTGCCCATCCCCGAAAATCTTGATTTCATACAGGCAGCCGCCCTGCCCGAGACCGCCTTCACCGTCTTCGCCAACGTTTTCGAGGGCGGGGGTCTGAAGGCGGGCGAGACCCTGCTGATCCACGGCGCCACCAGCGGCATCGGCGTCATGGCCATCCAGATGGCCAAGGCGGCGGGCGCCCGCGTCATCGCCACCTCGCGCGGCGCCGCCAAGGCTGAGGCCGCTCGCGCCCTGGGCGCCGACATCAGCCTGGACGCCACAACCGGCGACCTGCTGGAGGCCGTCAAGGCCGAAGGCGGCGCCGATGTGGTGCTGGACATGGTGGGTGCGGCCTATGCCGAGCTGAACCTGAATGCACTGAAACCCGGCGGGCGCTGGGTGGTCATCGCCACCCTGACCGGCGCCCTGGCCCAGATCGACCTGATGCGGGTCATGCTGAAGCGCGTGATCCTGACCGGCTCGACCCTGCGTAGCCGCCCCGCCGATGAAAAGGCGCGCCTGGCCGCCGCCGTCGAGCAGACCGTCTGGCCCTGGGTCGCATCGGGCCAGGTTCGAGCCAAGGTCGAGGCGATCTTCCCGCTGGAACAGGCCGCCGCCGCCCATCAGCGGCTGGAAGCCGGCGAGCACATCGGCAACATCGTCCTGACACTCTAA
- a CDS encoding beta/gamma crystallin-related protein, whose translation MRRFLIAAASVVAATGGLSTVYVTSAEAQAQMRGAPRGSYAQSCSGSYVNQGRLYADCRDRRGQVRETSIELARCSSSEIGNDNGLLVCGNHRGDYEDSGRPGGGWGGGNGGGWGGGNGGGGGWGQGGITVYRDSDYRGQSMTFRQEVRDLRNSGMNDAISSVRLGRGSWEVCEHANFRGNCQVIDGDLRDFRQIGLNDRVSSLRPARRGGNW comes from the coding sequence ATGAGAAGGTTCTTGATTGCAGCCGCGAGTGTGGTCGCCGCGACTGGCGGCCTGTCCACCGTTTACGTCACGTCCGCCGAGGCTCAGGCCCAGATGCGCGGCGCGCCGCGCGGCAGCTACGCCCAGAGCTGTTCGGGCTCCTATGTGAACCAGGGTCGACTGTACGCAGATTGCCGGGATCGACGCGGGCAGGTGCGTGAAACCTCCATCGAGCTGGCGCGCTGCTCCAGCAGCGAAATCGGCAACGACAATGGTCTTCTGGTCTGCGGCAATCACCGCGGCGACTATGAGGACAGCGGTCGTCCCGGCGGTGGCTGGGGTGGAGGAAACGGCGGCGGTTGGGGCGGTGGTAATGGCGGTGGCGGCGGCTGGGGCCAGGGCGGGATCACCGTCTATCGCGACTCCGACTACCGGGGGCAGTCGATGACCTTCAGGCAGGAAGTTCGCGATCTGCGAAACAGCGGTATGAACGACGCTATCAGCTCGGTTCGCCTGGGACGTGGCAGCTGGGAAGTGTGCGAGCACGCCAACTTCCGAGGCAACTGTCAGGTGATCGACGGCGATCTGCGTGATTTCAGGCAGATCGGTCTCAATGATCGGGTGTCTTCGTTGCGCCCCGCACGTCGCGGCGGCAACTGGTAG
- a CDS encoding DUF1013 domain-containing protein, with amino-acid sequence MTDILMPKATAVWLVDNTSLSFEQIAAFCGLHPLEVRGIADGDVARDIRGVDPVTGGQLTREELEKAQANPDYRMKAVVSRHAELLKPSKTGPKYTPVSRRQDRPDAIAWFVRNHPEVTDAQIAKLLGTTKSTIETVRNRTHWNSANIKPVDPVTLGLVGQLQLDEIVKKAADKKAKDDAKNGGGVLQAIEAEPEEPEFVPEERVRPGAEPTAESVFGRNDD; translated from the coding sequence ATGACCGACATCCTGATGCCCAAGGCCACCGCGGTCTGGCTGGTGGACAACACCTCGCTTTCCTTCGAGCAGATCGCCGCCTTCTGTGGCCTTCACCCGCTGGAAGTGCGCGGCATCGCCGACGGCGACGTGGCCCGCGACATCCGCGGCGTGGACCCGGTCACCGGCGGCCAGCTGACGCGCGAAGAACTGGAAAAGGCGCAAGCCAATCCCGACTACCGCATGAAGGCCGTGGTCAGCCGCCACGCCGAACTGCTGAAGCCGTCCAAGACTGGCCCGAAATACACGCCGGTGTCGCGTCGTCAGGACCGCCCGGACGCCATCGCCTGGTTCGTGCGCAACCACCCGGAAGTGACCGACGCCCAGATCGCCAAGCTGCTGGGCACGACCAAGTCCACCATCGAGACCGTGCGCAACCGCACCCACTGGAACTCGGCCAATATCAAGCCGGTCGACCCGGTGACCCTCGGTCTGGTCGGCCAGCTGCAGCTGGACGAAATCGTCAAGAAGGCCGCCGACAAGAAGGCCAAGGACGACGCCAAGAACGGCGGCGGCGTGCTGCAAGCCATTGAAGCCGAGCCCGAAGAGCCCGAGTTCGTCCCCGAAGAGCGCGTGCGCCCCGGCGCCGAGCCGACCGCGGAATCGGTCTTCGGCCGCAACGACGACTGA
- a CDS encoding YdcH family protein, giving the protein MTIEARIRELGNRHRTLDETIQQETRRPTADPTHLRELKQRKLRLKEEITSLEARAH; this is encoded by the coding sequence ATGACGATCGAGGCTCGTATTCGCGAACTGGGAAATCGGCACAGGACGCTGGATGAGACCATCCAGCAGGAGACCCGCCGGCCCACCGCGGACCCGACACACCTCAGGGAACTCAAGCAGAGAAAGCTCAGGCTGAAGGAAGAAATCACTAGTCTGGAGGCCAGGGCTCACTAG
- a CDS encoding UbiX family flavin prenyltransferase — protein MAEDVNSTIRNPKPPRLVVGISGASGVIHGARVLDALRELGVESHLVVTKAALLTLSQETDLSPDDLMSKASVTYKLADVGAAIASGSFRTMGMIVAPCSVRTMSEIATGVTSTLLTRAADVVLKERRPLVLMVRETPLHLGHLRTMTALAEMGATIAPPLPAFYARPASVAEMVDQSVGRALDLFGLDWSAVRRWEGLNT, from the coding sequence ATGGCCGAAGATGTGAACTCGACCATACGGAACCCGAAGCCCCCGCGGTTGGTCGTTGGAATCTCTGGCGCTTCCGGCGTCATACATGGCGCGCGGGTGCTGGACGCCCTGCGCGAACTCGGCGTCGAGAGCCATCTGGTGGTGACAAAAGCCGCCCTGCTCACTTTGTCGCAGGAGACGGATCTGAGCCCCGACGATCTGATGTCGAAGGCGTCCGTCACCTACAAACTGGCCGATGTCGGCGCGGCCATCGCCTCGGGCTCGTTCCGCACCATGGGCATGATCGTCGCGCCCTGCTCGGTGCGGACCATGAGCGAGATCGCCACCGGCGTGACCTCGACCCTGCTGACCCGCGCCGCCGACGTGGTGCTGAAAGAGCGCCGCCCCCTGGTCTTGATGGTGCGCGAGACCCCGCTGCACCTGGGCCACCTGCGCACCATGACCGCCCTGGCCGAAATGGGCGCGACCATCGCCCCGCCCCTGCCCGCCTTCTACGCCAGACCCGCCAGTGTCGCCGAAATGGTGGATCAGTCGGTCGGTCGGGCCCTGGACCTGTTCGGCCTCGACTGGTCGGCGGTGCGCCGCTGGGAAGGCCTCAATACATGA
- a CDS encoding TIGR02444 family protein, with protein MSDLWTWAVAAYEAPGVAEACLSLQDHNEQNAPLLLWAAWVAVTGRRPDEETIEAACDAARAYDTVVVAPLRAVRRTLKAPIPDVDNDHREALRQQVKALELDAERRLMLELQDLAPPPSGAARRAIDGLAETAKLWARVVPRPALTTLADRLPA; from the coding sequence ATGAGCGATCTCTGGACCTGGGCCGTCGCCGCCTATGAGGCGCCGGGCGTGGCCGAAGCCTGCCTGAGTCTGCAGGACCACAACGAGCAGAACGCGCCCCTGCTCCTGTGGGCCGCCTGGGTCGCCGTCACCGGTCGCCGCCCGGACGAGGAGACTATCGAAGCCGCCTGCGACGCCGCCCGCGCCTACGACACCGTCGTCGTCGCCCCCCTGCGCGCCGTGCGGCGCACACTGAAGGCGCCCATACCCGACGTCGATAATGACCACCGCGAAGCCTTGCGCCAGCAGGTCAAGGCGTTGGAGCTGGACGCCGAGCGCCGCCTGATGCTGGAGCTGCAAGATCTGGCCCCGCCCCCGTCAGGCGCCGCCCGCCGCGCCATCGACGGCCTGGCCGAGACCGCGAAGCTGTGGGCCCGCGTGGTGCCGCGTCCGGCGCTGACGACGCTGGCGGATCGCCTTCCCGCCTGA
- a CDS encoding YdcH family protein: MNDDQPFLSDEDKQLRDTLKALLQEHADLDASIEALGHMPIPDQLRIARLKRKKLALRDEIVKVEDRILPDIIA, from the coding sequence ATGAACGACGACCAACCTTTCCTGTCCGATGAGGACAAGCAGCTTCGCGATACGCTGAAAGCGCTCCTGCAGGAGCACGCCGACCTCGACGCCTCGATCGAGGCCCTGGGCCACATGCCCATCCCCGATCAGCTGCGCATCGCCCGCCTGAAGCGCAAGAAACTGGCCCTGCGCGACGAGATCGTGAAGGTCGAGGACCGCATCCTGCCTGACATCATCGCCTGA
- a CDS encoding GGDEF domain-containing protein, whose product MAEPTAEIDLHAEIERLRAQVAVLTARAETAEALADHDVLTPALNRRGFMSVLSRSMAYCRRHEVEAALLYLDMDGFKGVNDGLGHAAGDAALMAVADLLLANVRESDAVGRLGGDEFALLLMNAGADEGREKARRLSEALETEGFVWEGATVALGGSFGVRAYAGQTDPEVWLSEADAAMWLRKKAR is encoded by the coding sequence GTGGCCGAACCGACTGCAGAGATCGATCTGCACGCCGAGATCGAACGGCTGCGCGCCCAGGTCGCGGTTCTGACCGCGCGCGCCGAGACGGCCGAGGCCCTGGCGGACCACGACGTCCTGACGCCCGCGCTGAACCGGCGCGGCTTCATGAGCGTACTGAGCCGCAGCATGGCCTATTGCCGCCGTCATGAGGTCGAGGCGGCGCTGCTCTATCTGGACATGGACGGGTTCAAGGGTGTCAATGACGGCCTGGGGCACGCTGCGGGCGACGCCGCCCTGATGGCCGTCGCGGACCTGCTGCTGGCCAATGTGCGCGAGTCCGATGCGGTCGGGCGCCTGGGCGGCGACGAATTCGCGCTTCTGCTGATGAATGCGGGGGCGGACGAGGGGCGCGAAAAGGCCAGGCGCCTGTCGGAGGCTCTGGAAACCGAGGGCTTCGTCTGGGAGGGCGCGACCGTGGCCTTGGGCGGATCGTTCGGCGTCCGCGCCTATGCCGGGCAGACTGACCCCGAGGTCTGGCTGTCCGAAGCCGACGCCGCCATGTGGCTGAGGAAGAAGGCGCGTTGA
- the purE gene encoding 5-(carboxyamino)imidazole ribonucleotide mutase encodes MTASTPPVAIIMGSRSDWPTMKLAAERLDQLGVAWEAKVVSAHRTPQRLYDFATNAKAAGHKVIIAGAGGAAHLPGMAASMTDLPVLGVPVQSKALKGMDSLLSIVQMPGGVPVATLAIGEAGAANAGILAAQILALSDPALAERLSAFRAAQTASVAETVED; translated from the coding sequence ATGACCGCCTCGACGCCACCCGTCGCCATCATCATGGGCAGCCGATCCGACTGGCCGACGATGAAGCTGGCCGCTGAACGCCTGGATCAGCTGGGCGTCGCCTGGGAAGCCAAGGTCGTCAGCGCCCACCGCACGCCCCAGCGCCTCTATGACTTCGCCACCAATGCAAAGGCGGCAGGCCACAAGGTCATCATCGCCGGCGCCGGTGGCGCGGCCCACCTGCCCGGCATGGCCGCCTCGATGACCGACCTGCCCGTCCTGGGCGTGCCGGTCCAGTCCAAGGCCCTGAAGGGCATGGACAGCCTGCTCTCCATCGTCCAGATGCCCGGCGGCGTGCCGGTCGCCACCCTGGCCATCGGCGAGGCGGGCGCCGCCAACGCCGGCATCCTGGCGGCGCAGATCCTGGCCCTGTCGGACCCCGCCCTTGCCGAGCGTCTGAGCGCCTTCCGCGCCGCCCAGACCGCTTCCGTCGCCGAAACCGTCGAGGACTGA
- a CDS encoding 5-(carboxyamino)imidazole ribonucleotide synthase yields the protein MPQLPLSPGSTLGILGGGQLGRMLSQAASRLGFDVVILDPQPDCPAARVSRAQITAPYNDPDALQALGRLCDVVTFEFENVPASSVETLAEAGALVAPGPTALAVAQDRVDEKTYLNAVGAVTADFAAVATLDDLTKAIDKLGLPAVLKTRREGYDGKGQVWIRDAADAEAAFDAIGRRPAVLEAAAVFNRELSVIAARGHDGVVAVYPLGENIHANGVLKTNLAPAAVDAKTQARAVEIAAAVLDGLDYVGVMGIELFDMGDGVLLVNEVAPRVHNTGHWTQDGCVCDQFEQHVRAIVGWPLGPTEAHARIEMTNLLGDEIDQWRALAAEPNARLHLYGKHEARAGRKMAHVNRVLGAA from the coding sequence TTGCCCCAACTGCCCCTGAGCCCCGGATCGACCCTCGGCATTCTCGGCGGGGGCCAGTTGGGCCGGATGCTGAGCCAGGCCGCCTCGCGCCTCGGCTTCGACGTGGTGATCCTCGACCCGCAGCCCGACTGCCCGGCCGCCCGCGTCTCGCGCGCCCAGATCACCGCCCCTTACAACGATCCCGACGCACTTCAGGCCCTGGGTCGCCTGTGCGACGTCGTCACCTTCGAGTTCGAGAACGTGCCCGCCTCGTCGGTCGAGACCCTGGCTGAGGCCGGCGCCCTGGTCGCGCCGGGACCGACCGCCCTGGCCGTGGCTCAGGACCGGGTGGACGAGAAGACCTATCTGAACGCCGTCGGGGCCGTGACCGCCGATTTCGCCGCCGTCGCGACCTTGGATGACCTCACCAAGGCCATCGACAAGCTTGGCCTGCCCGCCGTGCTGAAGACCCGCCGCGAGGGTTACGACGGCAAGGGCCAGGTCTGGATCCGCGACGCCGCCGACGCCGAGGCCGCCTTCGACGCCATCGGCCGCCGCCCCGCCGTTCTGGAAGCGGCCGCCGTGTTCAACCGCGAACTGTCGGTGATCGCCGCCCGAGGCCACGATGGCGTCGTCGCCGTCTATCCCCTGGGCGAGAACATCCACGCCAATGGCGTCCTGAAGACCAATCTGGCCCCGGCCGCCGTCGATGCGAAAACCCAGGCTCGCGCCGTGGAAATCGCCGCGGCGGTGCTCGACGGCCTCGACTATGTCGGGGTCATGGGCATCGAGCTGTTCGACATGGGAGACGGCGTTCTGCTGGTGAACGAAGTCGCCCCGCGCGTCCACAACACCGGCCACTGGACCCAGGACGGCTGCGTCTGCGACCAGTTCGAACAGCACGTCCGCGCCATTGTCGGCTGGCCGCTGGGCCCGACCGAGGCCCACGCCCGCATCGAGATGACCAATCTGCTGGGTGACGAGATCGACCAGTGGCGCGCCCTGGCCGCCGAGCCGAACGCCCGCCTGCACCTCTACGGCAAGCACGAGGCCCGCGCCGGACGGAAAATGGCGCACGTGAACCGGGTACTGGGCGCCGCCTGA
- a CDS encoding COQ9 family protein yields MTQTADAAPKTAAQEDWASRMEQAVLDAAIERAPGLGWNSRLARAACEANGLSLGDEELLLPNGARDLAVLLSRRHDSRALQALEAAPAATMKIRERIAAAVSARMEAGAQDIEAAKRCAGFLTLPTNVDLGFKLAWESADHLWRWAGDTATDQNHYSKRAILGGILIPALTMRWFEGREAAEAFVARRIENVMAFEKWKAGKDFDAPIKAVTDALGRLRYGAKEAPTT; encoded by the coding sequence ATGACCCAGACCGCCGACGCCGCTCCCAAGACCGCCGCCCAGGAGGATTGGGCCTCCCGCATGGAGCAGGCCGTGCTGGACGCCGCCATAGAACGCGCACCCGGGCTGGGCTGGAACAGCCGACTGGCGCGCGCCGCCTGCGAGGCGAACGGGCTGTCGCTGGGGGACGAGGAACTTCTGCTGCCGAACGGGGCGCGCGACCTGGCGGTCCTGCTGTCGCGCCGTCACGATTCGCGGGCGCTTCAGGCGCTGGAAGCCGCGCCTGCCGCCACGATGAAGATTCGCGAGCGAATCGCCGCCGCCGTCTCGGCCCGGATGGAGGCGGGGGCTCAGGACATCGAGGCGGCGAAGCGCTGCGCCGGTTTCCTGACCCTGCCGACCAATGTGGATCTGGGCTTCAAGCTGGCGTGGGAGAGCGCCGACCACCTGTGGCGATGGGCGGGCGACACGGCGACAGACCAGAACCACTATTCCAAGCGTGCCATCCTGGGCGGCATCCTGATCCCCGCCCTGACCATGCGCTGGTTCGAAGGCCGAGAGGCCGCCGAGGCCTTCGTCGCCCGCCGCATCGAGAACGTCATGGCCTTCGAGAAGTGGAAGGCGGGCAAGGACTTCGACGCGCCGATCAAGGCCGTCACGGACGCCCTGGGGCGGTTGAGGTATGGGGCGAAGGAAGCGCCAACGACGTGA
- the rpsU gene encoding 30S ribosomal protein S21 produces the protein MFVRDNNVDQALKALKKKMQREGSFREMKRHVHFEKPSEKRARQKAEAVRRARKLARKRAQREGLLPAPKPRSPR, from the coding sequence ATTTTCGTCCGCGACAACAACGTCGATCAGGCGCTCAAGGCCCTGAAGAAGAAGATGCAACGCGAAGGCAGCTTCCGTGAAATGAAGCGCCACGTGCACTTCGAAAAGCCGTCGGAAAAGCGCGCCCGTCAAAAGGCCGAAGCCGTCCGTCGCGCCCGCAAGCTGGCTCGCAAGCGCGCCCAGCGCGAAGGCCTGCTGCCGGCTCCGAAGCCGCGCTCGCCGCGCTGA